From the genome of Hathewaya histolytica, one region includes:
- a CDS encoding GerMN domain-containing protein, whose protein sequence is MKRIIKMSTCVILVASSLLFSACENKDKMSLKGKEKEENIKLQKEKEKDNYMNVGLYFDGSKDGKKSEISKEERLLNKDEVIGELIIQELIKGPAVRSELKPIIPKGTRLISFSINDKIATANFSKEIQVPMTAQKEETCLKAIASSLSEISSIDKVRIQVENKNIDSLGGNFSIAEPFSKGEINLSKSKK, encoded by the coding sequence ATGAAAAGAATTATAAAAATGTCTACTTGTGTTATTTTAGTAGCATCTAGCTTATTATTTTCAGCCTGTGAAAATAAAGATAAAATGAGCTTAAAAGGTAAAGAAAAAGAAGAAAATATTAAATTACAAAAAGAAAAAGAAAAAGATAATTATATGAATGTCGGTCTATACTTTGATGGTTCTAAAGACGGTAAAAAATCAGAAATATCAAAAGAAGAAAGACTTTTAAATAAAGATGAGGTTATAGGAGAATTAATTATACAAGAACTTATAAAGGGACCAGCAGTTAGAAGTGAACTAAAACCTATAATTCCAAAGGGAACTAGACTAATTAGTTTTTCTATAAATGATAAAATAGCAACAGCAAATTTTAGCAAAGAAATACAAGTTCCAATGACTGCACAAAAGGAAGAAACTTGTCTTAAGGCTATTGCCAGTTCTTTAAGTGAAATTTCTTCCATAGACAAAGTTAGAATACAAGTTGAAAATAAGAACATTGACAGCTTAGGTGGAAACTTTTCTATAGCAGAGCCTTTTAGCAAGGGTGAAATTAATCTTAGTAAAAGCAAAAAGTAA
- a CDS encoding MBL fold metallo-hydrolase produces the protein MIFCPLYSGSSGNSIFVGSEKNKILIDVGLPGKNIDSALSTIGESPKDIKAIFITHEHSDHIKGAGVLSRKYNIPIYANEETWRCMYPKLGKLKEENIKILDNKYVEVGDLSIENYAIPHDAASPVGYAVYYKNKKVCIATDLGYFTEEVDAVIKDSDVVLLESNHDVEMLKFGPYPYSLKRRVLSNVGHLSNDACGEAIVKITNGKPKKIYLGHLSKTNNYPDLAYKTVENILLDNGIKLDKDVFLTMANRDKPSEYITF, from the coding sequence ATGATATTTTGTCCCTTATATAGTGGAAGTAGTGGAAATAGTATTTTTGTAGGATCTGAGAAAAATAAAATATTAATAGACGTGGGACTTCCAGGGAAAAATATAGATAGTGCATTAAGCACAATAGGAGAAAGCCCAAAGGATATAAAGGCTATATTCATAACTCATGAGCATTCAGATCATATAAAAGGTGCAGGAGTATTGTCTAGGAAATATAATATACCTATATATGCAAATGAGGAAACATGGCGGTGCATGTATCCTAAGCTAGGCAAATTAAAAGAAGAGAATATTAAAATTTTAGATAATAAATATGTAGAGGTGGGGGACTTATCTATTGAAAATTATGCAATTCCCCACGATGCCGCATCACCAGTAGGGTATGCTGTATATTATAAGAATAAAAAAGTATGTATTGCTACAGATTTGGGGTATTTTACAGAAGAAGTAGATGCTGTAATTAAAGATTCTGACGTTGTATTACTTGAGAGTAATCATGATGTGGAAATGTTAAAATTCGGACCGTATCCGTATAGTTTAAAGAGAAGGGTACTTAGTAATGTAGGACATTTATCGAATGATGCCTGTGGGGAAGCTATAGTTAAAATAACAAATGGGAAGCCTAAAAAGATATATTTAGGCCATTTAAGTAAAACTAACAATTATCCAGATTTAGCATATAAAACAGTAGAAAATATTTTACTAGATAACGGGATAAAACTAGATAAAGATGTGTTTTTAACCATGGCCAATAGGGATAAACCAAGTGAATATATTACATTCTAA
- a CDS encoding UDP-N-acetylglucosamine 1-carboxyvinyltransferase translates to MEKLVIHGGKKVFGEIEISGAKNSAVAILPSSVIASKGICVIENVPDIEDAACSLKILESLGCKVVRNKNTVTIDSTEIHTVNANTEEVRRMRASYYILGGLLTRFKEASADLPGGCSIGVRPIDQHIKGFKALGAKVDISHGTVTVKADRLIGTNIYFDVVSVGATINVMMAAVLAEGITTLENAAKEPHVVDVANYLNSMGANIKGAGTDVIRITGVEELKGCNYSVIPDQIEAGTYMIAAAACGGEVRVKNVIPKHLEAISAKLVEMGAEVIEEDDSVIVKSEGRLKAVNIKTLPYPGFPTDVQQPMSTLLSITEGRGIINESIWESRFKHLDEIKKMGGKAEVQGRSAIVEGVPYLTGASVVATDLRAGAAMVIAGLVAKGTTEVTGIEHIDRGYPHIEEKFKSLGADIERVTY, encoded by the coding sequence ATGGAGAAGTTGGTTATACATGGAGGTAAAAAGGTTTTTGGTGAAATTGAGATAAGTGGTGCGAAAAACTCCGCAGTAGCTATTTTACCTTCATCTGTAATTGCCAGTAAAGGCATTTGTGTGATTGAAAATGTTCCAGATATCGAAGATGCAGCTTGTAGCTTGAAAATATTAGAGAGTTTAGGATGTAAAGTTGTAAGAAATAAAAATACAGTAACTATAGATAGTACAGAAATCCATACGGTAAATGCTAATACAGAAGAAGTAAGAAGAATGAGAGCTTCTTACTATATATTAGGAGGTTTACTTACTAGATTTAAAGAAGCAAGTGCTGACCTTCCAGGGGGATGTTCTATAGGGGTAAGACCAATAGATCAGCATATCAAGGGATTTAAAGCTCTTGGAGCTAAAGTGGACATATCTCATGGTACGGTTACAGTAAAGGCAGATAGACTTATAGGTACTAACATTTACTTTGATGTCGTAAGTGTAGGTGCTACTATTAATGTAATGATGGCAGCAGTTTTAGCGGAAGGTATAACAACTTTAGAGAACGCTGCAAAAGAACCTCATGTAGTTGATGTTGCTAATTATTTAAATTCCATGGGAGCCAATATAAAAGGTGCTGGTACTGATGTTATTAGAATTACAGGAGTTGAAGAACTTAAGGGTTGTAATTATAGCGTAATACCAGATCAAATAGAAGCAGGGACATATATGATAGCTGCAGCAGCATGTGGTGGGGAAGTTAGAGTTAAAAATGTTATTCCAAAGCATCTTGAGGCTATAAGTGCAAAGTTAGTAGAAATGGGTGCTGAAGTTATAGAAGAAGATGATTCAGTTATAGTTAAATCAGAAGGAAGATTAAAAGCTGTAAACATTAAAACTCTTCCATACCCTGGATTCCCAACAGATGTACAACAGCCAATGAGTACATTACTTTCTATTACAGAAGGCAGAGGTATTATAAATGAAAGTATTTGGGAGTCAAGATTTAAACACCTAGATGAAATAAAGAAAATGGGTGGTAAAGCAGAAGTACAAGGAAGAAGTGCTATAGTTGAGGGTGTTCCATATCTTACAGGGGCATCTGTTGTAGCAACTGATCTTAGGGCAGGAGCAGCTATGGTTATTGCTGGATTAGTAGCAAAAGGAACTACAGAAGTGACAGGAATAGAACACATAGATAGAGGATATCCACACATTGAAGAGAAATTCAAATCCTTAGGTGCAGATATTGAAAGAGTTACTTATTAG
- a CDS encoding GntR family transcriptional regulator — MMGKKLATDEIYKVLKNRIIQLKYTPGIVLNEVDIAKEFDISRTPIREIFQKLNSDKLLNIIPRYGAQVAHIDFKYMKSVFEVTREFDPFGAKLCVERITNEKIEELEAILDRLHQYDIKKDYQEAILDDEKFHDIVLSSSGNQCLEELLLGLHIHTERLWHYSEQYIDSMDLFTDTLGDVLKAIKEKDKDKAEKYARDHIDAFVEKIKQEML; from the coding sequence ATGATGGGGAAAAAGCTTGCAACTGATGAAATATATAAAGTTTTAAAAAATAGAATTATACAACTTAAATATACTCCGGGTATAGTTCTTAATGAGGTTGATATCGCTAAGGAATTTGATATAAGTAGAACACCTATACGAGAGATATTTCAAAAATTAAATAGTGATAAGTTACTTAATATAATTCCGAGATATGGTGCTCAAGTAGCACATATAGATTTTAAGTATATGAAATCCGTATTTGAAGTAACTAGAGAATTTGACCCATTCGGTGCAAAATTATGCGTTGAAAGAATTACAAATGAAAAAATTGAAGAACTTGAAGCCATATTAGATAGATTGCATCAATATGATATAAAAAAAGATTATCAAGAAGCTATTTTAGATGATGAAAAATTTCATGATATTGTCTTAAGTAGTAGCGGAAATCAATGTCTTGAAGAACTTCTTCTTGGTTTACATATTCATACTGAGAGGTTGTGGCATTATTCTGAACAATACATAGATTCAATGGACTTATTTACAGATACATTGGGAGATGTCCTAAAAGCTATAAAAGAAAAAGATAAAGACAAGGCAGAAAAATATGCTCGTGATCATATAGATGCATTTGTGGAAAAAATTAAACAAGAAATGCTTTAA
- a CDS encoding SEC-C metal-binding domain-containing protein has protein sequence MSLYKQWTDSVVEYVKTKGEAAFWREYGEVETKFYSKLLSNRTLKLEGKLEDLAKEYEVSVIHFMGILDGLNESFKEELDLEKIEQTSEINSELDFEKLYFNMLDAKADYLYGLPQWEGIFSKEKRREIQKAYRDSKTVVKEVKIGRNDPCPCGSGKKYKKCCGKGE, from the coding sequence ATGAGTTTATATAAACAATGGACTGATTCAGTAGTTGAATATGTGAAAACAAAGGGAGAAGCTGCTTTCTGGAGAGAATATGGGGAAGTAGAAACTAAGTTTTACTCAAAATTATTATCTAATCGTACATTAAAATTAGAAGGCAAACTAGAAGATTTGGCTAAAGAATATGAAGTTTCGGTAATTCACTTCATGGGAATATTAGACGGATTAAACGAAAGCTTTAAAGAAGAATTAGATCTTGAAAAAATCGAACAAACTTCAGAAATTAATTCAGAACTAGATTTTGAAAAATTATATTTCAATATGTTAGATGCTAAAGCAGACTATTTATATGGATTACCACAATGGGAAGGAATATTCTCAAAAGAAAAGAGAAGAGAAATTCAAAAAGCTTACAGAGACTCTAAAACTGTAGTTAAAGAAGTTAAAATTGGAAGAAATGATCCATGTCCATGTGGAAGTGGTAAAAAATACAAAAAGTGTTGTGGAAAAGGCGAATAG
- a CDS encoding DUF960 family protein gives MFKKSNRYVTRGVNEEIDIRLQLIMWSMVDKLKNERNVELDYLQVFKLRKEDNKIVIKQSQEVPEYSYTYEIELEDIQIDYEIKIYVIDSGEYSTMLLPSEY, from the coding sequence ATGTTCAAGAAAAGTAATAGATATGTAACTAGAGGAGTAAATGAAGAAATTGATATAAGATTACAACTAATTATGTGGAGCATGGTTGATAAGCTAAAGAATGAAAGAAATGTTGAGCTAGATTACTTACAAGTGTTCAAGCTAAGAAAAGAAGATAATAAGATTGTAATAAAGCAAAGTCAAGAAGTTCCTGAATACTCATACACATATGAAATAGAGCTAGAAGATATTCAGATAGATTATGAGATTAAAATATATGTAATTGATAGTGGAGAATATTCAACTATGCTTCTACCATCAGAATACTAA
- a CDS encoding DNA adenine methylase, producing MSYIKSCLNYTGGKYKLLNQIMPLIPNECRTFIDMFCGGCNVGINMKAEHIIFNDKLEVLIELYKILLELEEDYIFSKIEEIIKRYNLSDTYNKGYTIYDCNSSQGLSGVNKEAYQKLRLDYNMSKPTDKEQTIEKYLMLYTLSVYGFNNQIRFNKEGNYNIPVGKRDFNQKVREKLKLFIRAIKEKNISFINVDYKELYLEELNGDDFVYADPPYRITTASYNENKGWTLQDDLDLFEYLDKVDKMGIRFAMSNVVEHNGNKNNELIEWAKKYKIHYLNFNYNNSNYQSKAKKKVTKEVLITNY from the coding sequence ATGAGTTACATAAAATCATGCTTAAATTATACTGGTGGTAAATATAAATTATTAAATCAGATTATGCCTTTAATACCTAATGAGTGTAGGACATTCATCGATATGTTTTGTGGTGGTTGTAATGTTGGAATAAATATGAAAGCTGAGCATATTATATTTAATGATAAATTAGAAGTTTTAATAGAATTATATAAAATTCTGTTAGAATTAGAGGAAGACTATATATTTAGTAAAATTGAAGAAATAATTAAAAGGTATAATTTATCAGATACATATAATAAAGGATATACGATATATGATTGTAATTCAAGTCAAGGCTTATCAGGGGTTAATAAAGAAGCTTATCAAAAATTAAGATTAGATTATAATATGTCTAAGCCAACAGATAAGGAACAAACAATAGAGAAATATTTAATGCTGTATACATTAAGTGTATATGGATTTAACAATCAAATAAGATTTAATAAGGAAGGTAATTATAATATACCAGTAGGGAAGAGAGATTTTAATCAGAAAGTAAGGGAAAAGCTTAAGCTGTTCATAAGAGCAATAAAAGAGAAAAATATATCTTTTATTAATGTAGATTATAAAGAATTATATTTGGAAGAGTTAAATGGAGATGATTTTGTTTATGCAGACCCCCCATATCGAATAACTACAGCTAGTTATAATGAAAATAAAGGTTGGACATTACAAGATGATTTGGATTTATTTGAGTATTTAGATAAGGTTGATAAAATGGGAATTAGGTTTGCAATGAGCAATGTTGTAGAACATAATGGGAATAAAAATAATGAATTAATTGAATGGGCTAAAAAGTATAAAATTCATTATTTAAATTTTAATTATAATAATTCTAATTATCAATCAAAAGCTAAGAAAAAGGTTACTAAAGAAGTGCTTATAACTAATTATTAA
- the rlmH gene encoding 23S rRNA (pseudouridine(1915)-N(3))-methyltransferase RlmH: protein MNITLITVGKIKEKYLKEAIAEYVKRLRKYCKINIIELSDEKTPDNASEKDELIIKNKEGEQILKHIKDNMYVIALDLKGKTLSSEELAEYIRDLGVKGESNIAFIIGGSLGISENVLKRANYKLCFSKMTFPHQLFRVMLLEQIYRGLRIIKGEPYHK, encoded by the coding sequence ATGAACATAACACTAATAACTGTAGGAAAAATAAAAGAAAAGTATCTAAAAGAAGCTATAGCTGAATACGTAAAAAGACTCAGAAAATACTGCAAAATAAATATAATAGAACTATCGGACGAAAAAACACCCGACAATGCCTCAGAAAAGGATGAGCTAATTATAAAAAATAAAGAAGGGGAGCAAATACTAAAACATATAAAAGATAACATGTATGTTATAGCACTAGATCTCAAAGGAAAAACCCTATCCTCAGAAGAATTAGCAGAATACATAAGGGATTTAGGTGTAAAAGGAGAAAGTAATATAGCTTTCATTATAGGGGGTTCCCTAGGCATATCAGAAAATGTACTAAAAAGAGCAAATTACAAACTTTGCTTTTCAAAAATGACCTTCCCACACCAACTATTTAGAGTAATGCTTTTAGAACAGATATATAGAGGACTTAGGATAATAAAGGGAGAACCGTATCATAAATAA
- a CDS encoding restriction endonuclease produces the protein MAIPTYERIMLPLLEVLKDNKTYTNNECIDILAKKLNITEEEKSLCFPSGKKRVFYDRVNWAKTYMKKAGLVEAPRRGAVRITKLGLELLKENPKELKSKDLLRYESFYEFVSSSNREENHNENDGVSLNERTPSEEIANAFENLKTSLADEILEKINSCSFEFFEKLVIELLIKMGYGGSREEAGRATKKTSDEGIDGIINEDRLGLDSIYIQAKRWKDTVVGRPEIQKFSGALDTPGASKGIFITTSTFSKEAREYVKAINTKNIVLIDGIQLAQYMIEFNVGVSTEIIYEVKKIDIDYFMVE, from the coding sequence ATGGCAATACCGACGTATGAAAGAATAATGCTTCCGTTATTAGAAGTTCTAAAAGATAATAAAACTTATACTAATAATGAATGTATTGATATATTAGCAAAAAAATTGAATATTACAGAAGAAGAGAAAAGTTTATGTTTTCCAAGTGGTAAAAAGAGAGTTTTTTATGATAGGGTAAATTGGGCGAAAACTTATATGAAAAAGGCTGGATTAGTAGAAGCTCCTAGAAGAGGTGCAGTAAGAATTACTAAGTTAGGATTGGAATTGTTGAAGGAAAATCCAAAGGAGTTAAAATCTAAAGATTTATTAAGATATGAGAGCTTCTATGAATTTGTAAGCTCAAGTAATAGAGAAGAGAACCATAATGAAAATGATGGAGTATCATTAAATGAGAGAACACCATCAGAAGAAATTGCGAATGCTTTTGAAAATTTAAAAACTTCGTTAGCTGATGAAATATTAGAGAAAATTAATTCATGTTCATTTGAGTTCTTTGAGAAATTAGTAATAGAGTTGTTGATAAAGATGGGGTATGGTGGTTCAAGAGAAGAAGCAGGAAGAGCAACTAAGAAAACAAGTGATGAGGGTATAGATGGAATAATCAATGAAGATAGACTTGGACTAGATAGTATATATATTCAAGCTAAAAGATGGAAAGATACAGTAGTTGGCAGACCAGAAATTCAAAAGTTTTCTGGAGCATTAGATACTCCAGGAGCAAGTAAGGGGATTTTCATAACAACTTCAACTTTCTCTAAAGAAGCTAGAGAGTATGTTAAGGCTATAAATACAAAAAATATAGTTTTGATTGATGGAATTCAGTTAGCACAATATATGATTGAATTTAATGTTGGGGTATCAACAGAAATAATATATGAGGTTAAAAAAATAGATATAGATTACTTTATGGTAGAGTAA
- a CDS encoding AlwI family type II restriction endonuclease, giving the protein MKLKSISSVFNMGDTSFRRKTLLEDYKYLLPLLVEHKIKYPVWEKDNKSQEAFFRTVLEKTDFFSEETNFTDSAKRGRTLTNALIKPGLINDKRELSEVALHWVYNKTKEPDNLEKLMNLSLDNLIFLRQWFKLRVYEPNGEEYLYPFRVALGFLRKYKDMQEAHLLVILHLLSPSLDSEKIYRIIENYDEVRSEKVSFDEYLDENLNQNDEEVEANLIKARELFSSEVVDIDKFHELFKNGKTKQEVYYKFFEAVEKFNQDKTIDNLKVLVDISKEPAIKKAFGFNKIPFDIPKTNNFTVEEFLKKNKNNNILSENRVNFYLQFAKSKKVDLVREYSDMTKRTFGLSGFISFNNGLVNLTQPWIVENLFIVIGNNMALAGVQAIKEYEGNINSPFYLDISLTQILKLSTSQIIAIEDSIKEEFGVSDVSTLKIRLEEEQEAKFRKVIESEFPKEKVIKLLGLFSERSIKNDRKIKEMVTDSATVPTIFEYILAIAWFYISDLEYSLRKSVNLSLDGNYKPLTHAAGGDGDIVMDFPNYKLMLEATLMDTNSQKRGELEPVIRHTANLAIRSQKEVITIFVADKVDTNVINIFKGASYIELVSTENGYKEKSIDGVDIFALTINEISKAIQEKVKQTHIVDIIKENYQMEPVRIKTGWREEIVEKIFA; this is encoded by the coding sequence ATGAAATTAAAGAGTATAAGTTCAGTATTTAATATGGGAGATACTAGTTTTAGACGAAAAACGCTTTTAGAAGATTACAAATATTTACTTCCTCTGTTAGTTGAACATAAAATAAAATATCCTGTATGGGAAAAGGATAATAAATCGCAAGAAGCTTTTTTTAGAACTGTACTAGAAAAAACTGATTTTTTTAGTGAGGAAACTAATTTTACAGATTCAGCTAAAAGAGGACGTACATTAACAAATGCATTAATTAAGCCAGGTTTAATTAATGATAAAAGAGAACTTAGTGAGGTTGCTTTACACTGGGTTTATAATAAAACAAAAGAACCAGACAATTTAGAGAAATTAATGAATTTATCTTTAGATAACTTAATATTCTTAAGACAATGGTTTAAGTTAAGAGTATATGAACCAAATGGGGAGGAATATCTTTATCCATTTAGGGTAGCTTTAGGATTTTTAAGAAAATATAAGGATATGCAGGAAGCTCATTTATTAGTGATATTACATTTATTATCACCATCTCTGGATAGTGAAAAAATATATAGAATTATAGAAAATTATGATGAAGTAAGAAGTGAAAAAGTTTCTTTTGATGAATATTTAGATGAAAATTTAAATCAGAATGATGAGGAAGTAGAGGCAAACTTAATCAAAGCGAGAGAATTATTTTCTTCCGAAGTTGTTGATATAGATAAATTTCATGAGTTATTTAAAAATGGAAAAACAAAGCAGGAAGTGTACTACAAGTTTTTTGAAGCTGTTGAGAAATTTAATCAAGATAAAACAATAGATAATTTGAAAGTTTTGGTTGATATATCAAAAGAACCTGCAATAAAGAAGGCTTTTGGATTTAATAAAATACCTTTTGATATTCCAAAGACAAATAACTTTACAGTAGAAGAATTTTTAAAGAAAAATAAGAATAATAATATTTTAAGTGAAAATAGAGTCAATTTTTATCTTCAATTTGCAAAGTCAAAAAAAGTAGATTTAGTTAGAGAATATTCAGATATGACAAAAAGAACTTTTGGTTTATCAGGTTTTATTAGTTTTAATAATGGACTTGTTAATCTTACTCAACCTTGGATAGTAGAGAATTTATTTATTGTTATTGGTAATAATATGGCGTTAGCTGGTGTACAAGCAATAAAAGAATATGAGGGTAATATAAATAGCCCTTTTTATTTAGATATTAGTTTAACCCAAATATTAAAACTAAGTACAAGTCAAATAATAGCAATAGAAGACTCTATTAAAGAAGAGTTTGGTGTATCAGATGTGTCTACTTTAAAAATAAGATTAGAAGAAGAACAAGAAGCTAAATTTAGAAAAGTAATAGAAAGTGAATTTCCAAAAGAAAAAGTTATTAAGTTACTGGGGTTATTTAGTGAACGTTCAATTAAAAATGATAGGAAAATTAAAGAGATGGTAACAGATTCTGCTACAGTACCAACTATATTTGAATATATTCTTGCTATAGCTTGGTTTTATATATCAGATTTGGAATATTCTTTAAGGAAAAGTGTTAATTTGTCTTTGGATGGTAACTATAAACCATTAACCCATGCGGCAGGTGGAGATGGAGATATAGTTATGGACTTCCCAAATTATAAATTAATGCTTGAAGCTACATTGATGGATACTAATTCTCAAAAGCGTGGAGAGTTAGAACCAGTAATAAGACATACAGCAAATCTTGCAATACGTTCACAAAAAGAAGTTATAACTATATTTGTTGCAGATAAAGTAGATACAAATGTTATTAATATATTTAAGGGTGCTTCTTATATTGAATTAGTATCAACAGAAAATGGATATAAAGAAAAGTCGATAGATGGTGTAGACATATTTGCATTAACAATAAACGAAATATCAAAAGCTATACAGGAAAAGGTAAAGCAAACTCATATAGTAGATATAATAAAGGAAAATTATCAGATGGAACCTGTTAGAATAAAAACCGGTTGGAGAGAGGAAATAGTAGAAAAGATTTTTGCATAA
- a CDS encoding DNA adenine methylase: MRNEIRTQEIIKKYDLSRQTLYRWIKQELITEPKRDWRNWRVWTNENILEIEEIMKSKNKCINKKDKMVERGYFDINNRRYLGSKYKLLGFINEIVDNECDNVKSVADIFGGTGTVAKNFYDQGKSIIVNDILESNYLSYKTWFSNEKIDIEKISRIIDNYNSIEVICDNYVSENFGGTYFSIENSRKIGYIREEINRIKNELTEREYAALITSLLYAMDKVANTCGHYDAYRRKLDSVEPLKLLIPNLSTTNDKDNKIYNIDANKLVRDIEVDLVYIDTPYNSRQYGDAYHLLENIARWEKPRVEGIARKMVDRGSIKSKYCTAKAPEAFEDLINGVNSRYILVSYNNMAQKGVGRSNAKISNEEIMSILESKGRVNVFSTDYKVFTTGKTNVDEHKELLYLCKCFD; this comes from the coding sequence ATGAGAAATGAGATTAGAACACAGGAAATAATAAAAAAATATGATTTAAGCAGACAGACTTTATATCGTTGGATAAAGCAAGAGCTTATAACAGAGCCTAAAAGAGATTGGAGGAACTGGAGAGTGTGGACTAATGAGAATATTCTCGAAATTGAAGAAATAATGAAATCTAAAAATAAATGTATCAATAAAAAAGATAAGATGGTAGAAAGAGGATATTTTGATATAAATAATAGGAGATATTTAGGGAGTAAATATAAGTTATTAGGATTTATAAATGAAATTGTTGATAATGAGTGTGATAATGTAAAAAGTGTAGCGGATATATTCGGAGGAACTGGAACAGTAGCTAAAAACTTTTATGACCAAGGTAAATCAATTATAGTGAATGATATATTAGAATCTAATTATTTATCCTATAAAACTTGGTTTAGCAATGAGAAAATAGATATAGAGAAGATATCAAGAATAATAGATAATTATAATTCAATAGAAGTAATATGTGATAATTATGTATCTGAAAATTTTGGGGGAACATACTTTTCTATAGAGAATTCAAGAAAGATAGGATATATAAGAGAAGAAATAAATAGAATAAAAAATGAGTTAACAGAAAGAGAATACGCAGCTTTAATAACTTCATTACTATATGCAATGGATAAAGTTGCTAATACATGTGGTCATTATGATGCATATAGAAGAAAACTTGATTCAGTAGAGCCTTTAAAGCTATTAATACCTAATTTATCAACAACCAATGATAAAGATAATAAGATTTATAATATAGATGCAAATAAACTAGTTAGGGATATTGAGGTAGATTTAGTATATATAGATACTCCTTATAATTCAAGGCAATATGGAGATGCATATCATTTGTTAGAAAATATTGCTAGATGGGAAAAGCCAAGAGTAGAAGGGATAGCAAGAAAAATGGTTGATAGAGGTTCGATAAAAAGCAAATATTGTACAGCTAAAGCACCGGAAGCATTTGAAGATTTAATTAATGGTGTTAATTCTAGGTATATATTAGTATCATATAATAATATGGCACAAAAAGGTGTTGGTAGGTCGAATGCAAAGATAAGTAACGAAGAAATTATGAGTATTTTAGAAAGTAAAGGTAGAGTCAATGTATTTAGTACAGATTATAAGGTTTTTACTACTGGAAAAACAAATGTAGATGAACATAAAGAATTATTATATTTGTGTAAATGCTTTGATTAG
- a CDS encoding MBL fold metallo-hydrolase → MNKLTVLNVEFEINGIKDMIYPVLLSDENEMILIDCGYPNFLSLIGECAIKNNINLDNLTKLIITHHDFDHMGSLAEFKRKYPNIKIMGAKEDIPYIEGKRKSLRLQQAECIYESLSNEEKSQAQIFHKTLESVENCKVDIVLNDGDILDIAGGIEVVATPGHMPGHISIYHKGSKSMVVGDALVLDNGELSIALPKYTLDMNEALRSIEKISNYDMDRIICYHGGIYTKDIKRAFKNIILK, encoded by the coding sequence ATGAATAAATTAACTGTATTAAATGTTGAATTTGAAATAAACGGAATTAAAGATATGATATATCCTGTTTTGTTAAGTGATGAGAATGAAATGATTTTAATTGATTGTGGATATCCTAATTTTTTATCATTAATAGGAGAATGCGCAATTAAAAATAATATAAATTTAGATAATCTAACAAAGTTAATCATAACTCATCATGATTTTGATCATATGGGTTCACTAGCAGAATTTAAAAGAAAATATCCTAATATAAAAATCATGGGAGCTAAAGAAGATATCCCATATATTGAGGGGAAGAGAAAATCATTAAGATTACAGCAAGCTGAGTGTATATATGAATCTTTATCGAATGAAGAAAAGTCACAGGCGCAGATTTTTCATAAAACTCTTGAGTCAGTAGAGAATTGTAAAGTAGATATTGTTTTAAATGATGGTGATATTTTAGATATTGCTGGAGGAATTGAAGTGGTTGCAACTCCAGGTCATATGCCAGGACATATATCTATTTATCATAAAGGAAGTAAATCAATGGTTGTTGGCGATGCTTTAGTTTTAGATAATGGGGAACTATCAATTGCATTACCTAAGTATACTTTAGATATGAATGAAGCTTTAAGGTCAATTGAAAAGATTTCAAATTATGATATGGATAGAATAATATGTTATCATGGAGGAATATATACTAAAGACATAAAAAGAGCATTTAAAAATATCATCTTAAAATAG